A genomic region of Methanothermobacter thermautotrophicus str. Delta H contains the following coding sequences:
- a CDS encoding NAD(P)-dependent glycerol-1-phosphate dehydrogenase produces MDPRKIQLPREIYTGPGVIEDTGRICRDLRFEGRAMVVTGPRTLQIAGEAAIESLQAEGFEVDQVTVDDATMASVRNVQDGLDGVSVVLGVGGGKVIDVAKMSATLEGLHFISVPTAASHDGIASPRASIRNGEGTASLEASSPIGVIADTEIISRAPFRLLASGCADIISNYTAIMDWKLAHRLLNERYSESAAALSLMTAKMIIKSADAIKEGLEESARLAVKSLISSGIAISIAGSSRPASGSEHKFSHALDMIAPKPALHGEQCGVGTIMMMHLHGGDWQFIRDALARINAPTTAAELGIDPEYIIEALTMAHNIRRERYTILGDRGLTREAAERLAKITEVI; encoded by the coding sequence ATGGATCCAAGGAAAATTCAGCTACCAAGGGAGATATACACAGGGCCAGGTGTTATCGAGGACACAGGGAGGATATGCAGGGACCTGAGATTTGAGGGCAGGGCCATGGTTGTAACCGGACCAAGGACCCTTCAGATTGCAGGGGAGGCTGCCATTGAGAGCCTCCAGGCCGAGGGATTTGAAGTTGACCAGGTAACCGTCGATGATGCCACCATGGCATCTGTGAGGAATGTGCAGGATGGCCTTGACGGCGTTTCGGTTGTCCTCGGGGTTGGTGGAGGTAAGGTCATAGATGTTGCGAAGATGTCCGCCACCCTTGAGGGCCTCCATTTCATAAGTGTCCCGACTGCAGCATCCCATGATGGCATAGCATCTCCACGGGCATCCATAAGGAATGGTGAAGGTACAGCATCCCTTGAGGCCTCATCACCCATAGGTGTAATAGCTGATACCGAGATAATAAGCAGGGCACCATTCAGGCTCCTGGCATCTGGCTGCGCCGACATAATATCGAATTACACAGCCATAATGGACTGGAAACTTGCCCACAGGCTCCTGAATGAGAGGTACAGTGAATCTGCAGCGGCTCTTTCCCTGATGACAGCCAAGATGATAATAAAGTCTGCCGACGCAATAAAGGAGGGCCTTGAGGAGAGCGCCAGGCTGGCAGTCAAATCCCTCATAAGCAGCGGCATAGCCATAAGTATAGCCGGGAGCAGCAGACCCGCCAGTGGCTCCGAGCACAAGTTCAGCCATGCCCTTGACATGATAGCACCCAAACCAGCCCTCCACGGTGAACAGTGTGGTGTGGGAACCATAATGATGATGCACCTCCATGGAGGGGACTGGCAGTTCATAAGGGACGCTCTTGCCCGTATAAACGCCCCCACGACTGCAGCTGAGCTTGGTATAGATCCTGAGTACATCATTGAGGCCCTCACGATGGCCCACAACATCCGTAGGGAACGCTACACCATCCTTGGAGACAGGGGTTTAACCCGTGAAGCCGCCGAAAGGCTTGCAAAGATAACGGAAGTGATATGA
- a CDS encoding UPF0179 family protein, producing MITLIGEKLARKGSMFLFCGPAEKCRDCRFQPTCIAPLEEGRVYHINEVKDRYQRCPIHLGERVRVVDVEKANIEVLIDSKRAFEGSVISFEFPDCDVECSMRDLCFPEGVMEGDRCRIVKNLGKPGKQCPAGNELRRVLLRPLDKK from the coding sequence TTGATAACTCTTATCGGTGAAAAACTTGCCAGGAAGGGGTCAATGTTCCTCTTCTGCGGACCGGCTGAGAAGTGCAGAGACTGCAGGTTCCAGCCGACATGTATAGCACCCCTCGAGGAGGGGAGAGTCTACCACATCAATGAGGTTAAGGACAGGTACCAGAGATGCCCCATACACCTCGGTGAGAGGGTACGCGTGGTCGATGTTGAGAAGGCCAATATAGAGGTTCTCATAGATTCCAAGAGGGCCTTTGAAGGTTCAGTGATCTCCTTTGAGTTCCCTGACTGTGACGTTGAGTGCAGCATGAGGGACCTCTGCTTCCCGGAGGGTGTCATGGAGGGTGACAGGTGCAGGATTGTAAAAAATCTGGGAAAACCTGGAAAACAGTGCCCTGCAGGGAATGAACTGAGAAGGGTCCTTTTAAGACCTCTGGATAAAAAATGA
- a CDS encoding adenylosuccinate synthetase — MTCTVLVGGGWGDEGKGKCITYLCYNDKPSIIARAGVGPNAGHSVEFRGDKYGLRLTPSGFFHEDARLLIGAGVLVDPEVFLHEMEYLSKYSVADRTGVDYRCAIIERKHKEQDQSSSYLSKKIGSTGTGCGPANAERVMRTAKLAREVEELGDFLTDVPLEVNEALDEGEDVFVEGSQGFGLSLYYGTYPYVTSKDTTASTAAADVGIGPTRVDEVIAVFKSYITRVGEGPFPTEISQEEAEEMGLEEYGTVTGRRRRIGLFDMEMARESCMINGATQIAVTCVDRLYPECERVREYSDLSAEVKRFIEDIESATGVPVTIISTGPSLEDTIDLRDELL, encoded by the coding sequence ATGACATGCACCGTTTTAGTTGGAGGAGGATGGGGTGACGAAGGTAAAGGCAAATGTATCACATATCTCTGTTACAATGACAAGCCATCAATAATCGCAAGGGCAGGTGTGGGACCAAACGCGGGCCATTCCGTTGAGTTCAGGGGAGATAAGTACGGGCTCAGGTTAACCCCATCAGGTTTCTTCCATGAGGATGCAAGGCTCCTGATAGGGGCGGGGGTCCTGGTCGACCCCGAGGTCTTCCTCCATGAGATGGAGTACCTCTCAAAGTACAGTGTCGCTGACAGGACAGGGGTTGACTACAGGTGCGCCATAATAGAGAGGAAGCACAAGGAGCAGGACCAGTCCTCCAGTTACCTCTCCAAGAAGATAGGGAGCACAGGCACCGGGTGCGGCCCGGCCAATGCTGAGCGCGTGATGAGGACTGCGAAGCTCGCCCGTGAAGTGGAGGAACTTGGGGACTTCCTGACTGACGTCCCCCTTGAGGTCAATGAGGCACTCGATGAGGGCGAGGACGTATTTGTTGAGGGCTCACAGGGCTTCGGCCTCTCCCTCTACTACGGGACCTACCCCTACGTTACGAGTAAGGACACAACTGCAAGCACTGCGGCTGCAGATGTCGGCATAGGACCCACAAGGGTTGATGAGGTCATAGCTGTCTTCAAATCCTACATTACAAGGGTGGGTGAGGGCCCATTCCCAACCGAGATCAGCCAGGAGGAGGCTGAGGAGATGGGCCTTGAGGAGTACGGTACCGTTACAGGTAGAAGGAGGAGGATAGGTCTCTTTGACATGGAGATGGCCCGTGAATCATGCATGATCAATGGAGCCACGCAGATCGCTGTAACCTGTGTCGACAGGCTTTACCCTGAATGTGAACGTGTCAGGGAGTACTCTGACCTTTCCGCTGAGGTTAAACGTTTCATTGAGGATATAGAATCCGCGACGGGGGTCCCGGTTACCATAATATCCACGGGGCCATCACTTGAGGATACGATTGACCTCAGGGATGAACTCCTCTAG
- the thiD gene encoding bifunctional hydroxymethylpyrimidine kinase/phosphomethylpyrimidine kinase — translation MLALSIAGFDPSGGAGILADIKTFSALGVYGAGVITALTAQNVGRVSGIMPVPPGFVEEQLDLVMEDLPVVHAKTGMLYSAEIVEAVAEKVREYGLRVIVDPVMVAASGGELSEGNFVRALRRHLLPEALIVTPNVAEAERLSDIPIGTVDDAIRAARVIGELCDVIITGGHLGGRSVILIDGDVEVLEGKLLDSRNTHGSGCSFSAATAAYLERGLDLGEALRMADDFVREAIRHGHHGTLNQFWMHGRYPE, via the coding sequence ATGCTGGCACTCTCAATCGCAGGCTTCGACCCATCAGGAGGGGCGGGTATACTTGCAGATATAAAGACCTTCTCTGCCCTGGGGGTGTACGGTGCAGGTGTCATAACCGCATTGACAGCCCAGAACGTGGGGAGGGTCTCCGGTATAATGCCAGTACCCCCTGGATTTGTGGAGGAACAGCTCGACCTTGTGATGGAGGACCTTCCAGTTGTGCATGCAAAGACAGGAATGCTCTACAGTGCAGAGATAGTGGAGGCCGTTGCAGAGAAGGTGCGTGAGTACGGTCTGAGGGTGATTGTTGACCCGGTCATGGTGGCTGCATCCGGGGGTGAACTCTCAGAGGGGAACTTTGTGAGGGCACTGAGGAGGCACCTCCTCCCTGAGGCCCTGATCGTGACACCCAATGTCGCTGAGGCAGAGAGGCTCTCAGATATCCCCATAGGGACCGTGGATGATGCAATAAGGGCTGCCAGGGTCATAGGTGAACTCTGCGATGTCATAATCACGGGGGGTCACCTCGGCGGGAGGAGTGTAATCCTGATCGACGGTGATGTGGAGGTTCTTGAGGGGAAACTTCTTGATAGCCGGAACACCCATGGGAGTGGATGCTCCTTCTCAGCTGCAACGGCAGCATACCTTGAGAGGGGGCTTGACCTGGGGGAAGCCCTGAGGATGGCCGACGACTTTGTGAGGGAGGCCATAAGGCACGGGCACCACGGTACCCTCAATCAGTTCTGGATGCACGGCAGGTACCCTGAATAG
- a CDS encoding DUF166 domain-containing protein: protein MRIIMVTAGNYGARVVNTMAVHGLAPQIVAVFDYTGEGGDFLDDPSSLLPARTPDADLTVAAGLGGDLNLVAAEIAAESGSGGIIVESHAPGQLPDGLRSEIDSLVDCAIFPTPFCSLEPVGNPHIDAFASRFGKPEVEMEGNERVVSVKVKRSAPCGSTFYVAENIRGVPLDEVDVAAGEKFHNYPCLASMEVDPRFGDTHLHVAGYLTREAFKRAAGVPGAHAEVDPEVCRGAECGFICMDVCPLVRLSRGTIRRGVTAEVDPFSCGACEKCMRECPSGP from the coding sequence ATGAGGATCATAATGGTAACCGCAGGGAATTACGGTGCCAGGGTAGTTAACACCATGGCAGTTCACGGCCTCGCCCCACAGATTGTGGCCGTCTTCGACTACACAGGGGAGGGCGGGGATTTCCTCGATGACCCATCATCCCTCCTCCCGGCCAGGACCCCTGATGCAGATCTAACCGTTGCAGCTGGACTTGGGGGTGACCTGAACCTTGTTGCAGCTGAGATAGCAGCTGAATCAGGGTCAGGAGGTATCATAGTGGAATCACATGCCCCTGGCCAGCTACCTGATGGTCTGAGATCAGAGATAGACTCCCTGGTGGATTGTGCGATCTTCCCCACACCCTTCTGTTCCCTTGAACCCGTCGGGAACCCCCACATCGATGCCTTCGCATCCAGGTTCGGTAAACCTGAAGTTGAAATGGAGGGGAATGAAAGGGTGGTGTCGGTGAAGGTTAAAAGAAGCGCACCCTGCGGCTCCACCTTCTATGTTGCAGAGAACATAAGGGGGGTCCCCCTGGATGAGGTGGACGTGGCTGCAGGTGAAAAATTCCATAATTACCCCTGCCTGGCATCCATGGAGGTGGATCCACGCTTCGGGGATACACATCTACATGTGGCAGGTTACCTCACAAGGGAGGCCTTCAAGAGGGCCGCAGGGGTGCCGGGTGCCCATGCAGAGGTTGATCCCGAGGTCTGCAGGGGAGCTGAATGCGGATTCATCTGCATGGATGTTTGCCCCCTCGTGAGGTTATCCAGGGGGACGATAAGGAGGGGTGTGACCGCAGAGGTTGACCCATTCTCCTGCGGTGCCTGTGAGAAGTGCATGAGGGAATGCCCCTCAGGGCCATAA
- a CDS encoding metal ABC transporter ATP-binding protein: MNMLAIEMEDLSYCINGREILRNINLKVPMGELLAVIGPNGGGKTTLLRLITGQIKPTRGTVRVLGMKPEDSRSRIGYLPQRSHFETDFPINILQTVLIGTYRRFEAPTDDDRKKALRALKMVGMLEYRDRKIGELSGGELQRVFLARALVREPDLLLLDEPTASVDPAFRGSFYRIIDELRDEMTIVIVSHDIGTVARHVDSVACLNHRLFVHGTVEEALKCIDDAYGCPVELLAHGIPHRVLEDHPDE, from the coding sequence ATGAACATGCTCGCCATTGAAATGGAGGATTTAAGCTACTGCATCAATGGTAGGGAGATACTCAGGAACATAAACCTGAAGGTGCCCATGGGGGAACTCCTTGCAGTTATCGGACCAAACGGTGGTGGTAAAACAACCCTTCTCAGACTCATAACAGGGCAGATCAAACCAACCAGAGGAACCGTCAGGGTTCTTGGAATGAAACCAGAGGATTCAAGGTCAAGGATTGGCTACCTCCCCCAGAGGAGCCACTTTGAAACCGACTTCCCCATCAACATCCTCCAGACCGTTCTGATTGGAACCTACAGGAGATTCGAGGCACCCACAGATGATGACAGGAAAAAGGCCCTCAGGGCCCTTAAAATGGTTGGAATGCTGGAATACAGGGACCGGAAGATAGGCGAACTCTCAGGCGGAGAACTCCAGAGGGTATTCCTTGCAAGGGCTCTTGTAAGAGAACCGGACCTCCTGCTGCTTGATGAACCAACAGCAAGCGTAGACCCTGCATTCAGGGGTTCATTCTACAGGATAATCGATGAGCTGAGGGATGAAATGACCATAGTTATAGTATCCCATGACATAGGAACAGTGGCACGGCATGTGGACAGTGTTGCCTGCCTCAACCACCGGCTTTTCGTGCATGGAACCGTTGAGGAGGCCCTAAAATGCATTGATGATGCTTACGGATGTCCCGTGGAGTTACTTGCACATGGAATACCCCATAGAGTTCTTGAAGATCATCCCGATGAATGA
- a CDS encoding CopG family ribbon-helix-helix protein translates to MVVVSVSLGEKLLEEIDALRDELGFSGRSDVIRVAARMLIDEKRNLHELNGEINAVLFLIHPRRVEDLVTKIKHDYEDIIGTQLHSHLKDGNCLELFIIEGESMRVRELAERFLACGKMKHIKLVTF, encoded by the coding sequence ATGGTGGTTGTCAGTGTTTCACTCGGTGAAAAGCTCCTGGAGGAGATAGACGCCCTGAGGGATGAGCTGGGATTCTCGGGAAGGTCAGACGTAATAAGGGTAGCTGCAAGGATGCTTATCGATGAGAAAAGGAATCTTCACGAATTAAATGGTGAAATAAATGCTGTGCTATTCCTCATACACCCGAGAAGGGTGGAGGACCTGGTCACCAAAATAAAGCATGACTATGAGGACATAATAGGCACCCAGCTCCACAGCCACCTCAAGGATGGAAACTGCCTCGAGCTCTTCATAATTGAGGGCGAATCCATGAGGGTCAGGGAACTTGCAGAGAGATTCCTTGCCTGCGGTAAAATGAAACACATAAAGCTTGTTACCTTCTGA
- the rpiA gene encoding ribose-5-phosphate isomerase RpiA, translated as MNLKKMAALRAVDEIDDGDVVGLGTGSTTHYFIEELGRRVREEGLEVMGVPTSYQSMFLAAESGIKVTSLAEHDVDVAVDGADEVDPDLNLIKGGGAAHTLEKIVDSSAASFIVIVDESKLVERLGAFPLPVEVIPAACRPVKLKLESMGASVNIRSSEGKDGPVVTDNGNFVLDAAFGVIDDPGAMESRLNNIPGVVENGIFAGIADMVIAGTSEGLKILR; from the coding sequence ATGAATCTCAAGAAGATGGCTGCTTTGAGGGCGGTTGACGAAATAGATGATGGGGATGTTGTAGGTCTTGGAACAGGTTCAACAACCCATTACTTCATAGAGGAGCTTGGAAGACGTGTCAGGGAGGAGGGACTGGAGGTTATGGGTGTACCTACATCCTACCAGTCAATGTTCCTTGCAGCGGAGTCAGGGATAAAGGTTACAAGTCTCGCTGAACATGATGTTGATGTGGCTGTTGACGGTGCAGATGAGGTTGACCCGGACCTCAACCTTATAAAGGGTGGTGGGGCCGCCCACACCCTTGAGAAGATAGTTGACTCATCCGCCGCGAGTTTCATAGTTATTGTGGACGAATCAAAGCTTGTTGAAAGACTGGGTGCCTTCCCACTACCTGTTGAAGTCATACCCGCAGCTTGCAGGCCTGTGAAGCTCAAACTCGAGTCAATGGGGGCTTCAGTGAATATAAGGTCCTCTGAGGGCAAGGACGGTCCTGTTGTTACTGATAATGGTAACTTTGTCCTTGACGCGGCCTTTGGTGTTATTGATGATCCCGGAGCCATGGAGTCCCGGCTGAACAACATACCGGGTGTTGTTGAGAACGGCATATTCGCTGGAATTGCAGATATGGTTATAGCAGGTACCTCTGAGGGTCTTAAGATTCTCAGGTGA
- the cobM gene encoding precorrin-4 C(11)-methyltransferase: MGAGPGDPELITLKAVRALRGADVVIYAGSLVNRDILEYAPEDAEVHNSAHMNLEEITDIMVEACRAGKTVARVHTGDPSIYGAIKEQIRVLEKNSIPYTIIPGVSSVFAAAATLNTELTLPEVSQTVIITRPAGRTPVPPGEDLEELAVHGSTMCIFLGVHMIEDVAEKLMTHYPPDTPVAVVKRASWPDEEVVRGTLSDIAERVRAAGISKTAMIIVGSVLEPGDFKPSKLYDAGFSHEYRP; the protein is encoded by the coding sequence ATGGGGGCAGGGCCAGGAGACCCTGAACTCATAACACTGAAAGCTGTGCGCGCCCTCAGAGGGGCTGATGTTGTAATATACGCAGGTTCACTTGTAAACAGGGATATACTTGAATATGCGCCTGAAGATGCGGAGGTCCACAACAGCGCACACATGAACCTGGAGGAGATAACAGATATAATGGTGGAGGCCTGCAGGGCAGGTAAGACCGTTGCAAGGGTTCACACCGGTGACCCCTCAATCTACGGAGCCATAAAGGAACAGATAAGGGTTCTCGAGAAAAACAGCATACCCTACACCATCATACCGGGTGTGAGTTCTGTCTTTGCAGCTGCAGCCACACTGAACACTGAGCTGACCCTCCCTGAGGTCTCCCAGACTGTCATAATAACAAGGCCCGCTGGAAGGACACCGGTACCTCCAGGTGAGGATCTTGAGGAGCTTGCAGTCCACGGGTCAACCATGTGCATCTTCCTGGGTGTTCATATGATAGAGGATGTTGCAGAAAAACTCATGACCCACTACCCGCCGGATACCCCTGTGGCCGTTGTTAAGAGGGCATCCTGGCCGGATGAAGAGGTTGTGAGGGGCACACTGTCGGATATAGCTGAAAGGGTGAGGGCTGCCGGTATAAGTAAGACAGCCATGATCATTGTGGGGAGTGTGCTTGAACCAGGAGACTTCAAACCATCGAAACTCTATGACGCCGGATTCAGCCATGAATACCGGCCCTGA
- a CDS encoding TIGR00304 family membrane protein codes for MRGEVLIPAGVILIVAGILLTFIGGAITAGSQSKDKGEVKAAGVVMIGPIPIIFGSDRNMAITGVVLALILMVVAYLLFYR; via the coding sequence ATGAGAGGAGAAGTTCTCATACCAGCTGGAGTAATTCTGATAGTAGCGGGTATACTTTTAACCTTCATCGGAGGGGCCATAACAGCTGGCTCCCAGTCAAAGGATAAGGGTGAGGTGAAGGCTGCCGGGGTTGTCATGATAGGCCCCATACCCATAATCTTTGGAAGCGACAGAAACATGGCAATAACCGGCGTGGTCCTGGCACTGATCCTCATGGTCGTGGCCTATCTCCTCTTCTACAGGTAG
- a CDS encoding metal ABC transporter permease has protein sequence MGLLELLQYQFMRNAAVAAILVSIACGAVGSYVVTKRIVSISGGISHAAFGGVGLGYFLGVNPITSAIPFTVAAALTMGAVTRRTRISEDTAIGVLWSAGMALGILFINLSPGYAPDLFSYLFGNILMVDNGDLWTMLVLDLIIISSALLFNREFVAICFDEEYAEVLGVPVDAFYLYLLVLVAISVVVLIKAAGIILVMALLTIPAALAKDFSSDMADIMVKASAIGIITALAGLWISYIFNVSSGAVIVLVLTALFGAVQFIKRRF, from the coding sequence ATGGGCTTGCTGGAGTTGCTGCAGTACCAGTTCATGAGGAACGCGGCTGTCGCAGCCATACTTGTAAGTATAGCTTGCGGTGCAGTTGGGAGCTACGTTGTAACAAAGAGGATAGTGTCAATAAGTGGCGGCATATCCCATGCAGCCTTTGGTGGCGTGGGCCTCGGCTACTTCCTCGGGGTGAACCCGATCACATCTGCCATACCCTTCACGGTGGCTGCAGCCCTTACGATGGGTGCAGTGACACGGAGGACCCGTATAAGTGAGGACACTGCAATAGGGGTGCTCTGGTCCGCAGGGATGGCCCTGGGTATACTTTTCATAAACCTCAGCCCGGGCTATGCACCGGACCTCTTCAGCTACCTCTTCGGTAACATACTCATGGTAGACAACGGGGACCTCTGGACCATGCTGGTGCTTGACCTCATCATAATATCAAGTGCCCTCCTGTTCAACAGGGAGTTCGTTGCCATCTGCTTTGATGAGGAGTACGCCGAGGTTCTGGGTGTCCCTGTCGACGCCTTCTACCTGTACCTCCTTGTCCTTGTTGCCATAAGTGTTGTGGTTCTCATAAAGGCTGCCGGAATAATACTTGTGATGGCCCTCCTAACAATCCCTGCAGCACTTGCAAAGGATTTCAGTTCAGATATGGCTGATATAATGGTTAAGGCATCGGCTATAGGTATAATCACGGCCCTCGCAGGCCTCTGGATCTCATATATATTCAACGTATCTTCAGGTGCAGTTATAGTGCTGGTCCTCACAGCTCTCTTTGGTGCTGTTCAGTTCATCAAAAGACGGTTTTGA
- a CDS encoding methyl-coenzyme M reductase family protein → MIYIECNMYSLVVFTGGPHNFHELEEFIEDAGGIIIQRDTFSVHRGQYFLRNEVRVLCIIPRCDEDSLTETARRIKGEVEGLDADDETREMIESIMDVYDQLAGEASWTAEDEIGVDGGLLHEMVEMELLDVRSRNGVNEYRLSVQK, encoded by the coding sequence TTGATCTACATAGAGTGTAACATGTACTCCCTCGTGGTCTTCACTGGAGGACCCCACAACTTCCATGAACTTGAAGAGTTCATTGAGGATGCAGGCGGTATCATAATACAGAGGGACACATTCAGTGTACACCGCGGTCAGTATTTCCTGAGAAACGAGGTCAGGGTTCTCTGCATAATCCCCCGCTGCGATGAGGATTCCCTTACTGAAACAGCCCGCAGAATAAAGGGTGAAGTGGAGGGCCTCGATGCCGATGATGAAACCAGAGAAATGATTGAGTCCATCATGGATGTCTACGACCAGCTTGCAGGTGAAGCATCCTGGACAGCTGAAGATGAAATTGGAGTGGATGGGGGGCTCCTCCATGAGATGGTGGAAATGGAGCTTCTGGATGTAAGAAGCAGGAACGGGGTGAACGAATACCGCCTTTCAGTACAAAAATGA
- the cofC gene encoding 2-phospho-L-lactate guanylyltransferase produces the protein MKTCAIIPVSRFTHAKTRLSPTLSPSEREGLLKAMLMDVSGALARHVDRVLVISADEDVLEYAYSLGLKILEEEGERDLNGALEQAMDFCAPEFDRVIITPSDIPLIGKADVSNLLDHASRADVVIAPANGGGTNTLILRPSAMSLRFGDCSFFEHIHEARERGLSVSVYDSFYLSLDVNTAEDLGEIILHGEGTHAREYLRKLRFTVKPSRGSDRLEVSRSP, from the coding sequence ATGAAGACGTGCGCCATAATACCTGTCTCACGATTCACACATGCAAAGACCCGGCTCTCACCCACCCTTTCACCATCAGAGAGGGAGGGGCTGCTGAAGGCCATGCTCATGGATGTATCGGGGGCCCTTGCCAGACACGTGGACAGGGTCCTGGTTATAAGTGCAGATGAGGATGTCCTGGAATACGCATACAGCCTCGGACTTAAGATACTTGAGGAGGAGGGTGAGAGGGACCTCAACGGGGCCCTTGAGCAGGCAATGGACTTCTGCGCCCCGGAATTTGACAGGGTGATCATAACCCCCTCAGACATACCACTGATAGGGAAAGCAGATGTCAGCAACCTCCTGGACCATGCATCCCGCGCAGATGTTGTTATAGCGCCGGCGAATGGTGGCGGGACAAACACCCTCATATTAAGACCCTCTGCAATGAGCCTCAGGTTCGGTGACTGCAGCTTCTTTGAACACATACATGAGGCCAGGGAGAGGGGACTCAGCGTATCGGTCTATGACTCATTCTACCTATCCCTCGATGTCAACACTGCGGAGGACCTCGGTGAGATAATACTCCACGGTGAGGGGACCCACGCAAGGGAGTACCTCAGAAAACTCCGCTTCACAGTTAAACCCTCCCGGGGTTCGGACAGGCTGGAGGTTTCAAGGTCACCCTGA
- a CDS encoding metal ABC transporter solute-binding protein, Zn/Mn family, whose amino-acid sequence MERWKPGLIAVITVVSVAAMYLITSTTSPWSSGDNITVAVTIMPQKEFVEAIAGDRAEVVVLVPEGADPHTYEPEPETLRKVSEARAYFIVGSGIEFENHYLNKIRSMNPRMRIINTSRGIELIPNQGEDHHPAESPYDPHVWTSPGNAMIMVNNTMRGLQEIDPTGSRYYQENAGLYTEKLMDLDFRIRKALEKRRGESMLVYHPAWGYFCRQYGLKQVAIEREGKEPGPGTLSMIIQDAREGGVRVIMVSPQFSRKNAELIAREIGAEVVVVDPLGGNYTKNIEAIAEALRRK is encoded by the coding sequence ATGGAGAGGTGGAAGCCAGGTCTAATTGCAGTCATAACCGTCGTATCGGTGGCCGCCATGTACCTCATAACATCCACAACATCACCCTGGAGCAGTGGAGATAACATTACAGTCGCTGTGACCATAATGCCCCAGAAGGAATTCGTGGAGGCCATCGCCGGTGACCGTGCAGAGGTGGTTGTCCTAGTACCCGAGGGGGCCGACCCACACACCTATGAGCCAGAACCAGAAACCCTCAGGAAGGTTTCAGAGGCCAGGGCCTACTTCATAGTGGGATCAGGAATCGAGTTCGAAAACCACTACCTCAACAAGATAAGGAGCATGAACCCCCGGATGAGGATAATAAACACCTCAAGGGGTATAGAATTAATCCCAAACCAGGGAGAAGACCATCATCCAGCCGAAAGCCCCTATGACCCCCACGTATGGACATCCCCAGGAAACGCCATGATAATGGTTAACAACACCATGAGGGGCCTGCAGGAAATCGACCCCACCGGCAGCAGATACTACCAGGAAAACGCAGGCCTCTACACTGAAAAGCTCATGGACCTCGACTTCAGGATCAGGAAGGCCCTTGAAAAAAGGAGAGGAGAGAGCATGCTGGTTTACCATCCAGCATGGGGTTACTTCTGCAGGCAATACGGATTAAAACAGGTGGCGATTGAAAGAGAGGGGAAGGAACCAGGGCCAGGAACACTCTCCATGATAATCCAGGATGCCAGAGAAGGTGGTGTGAGGGTCATAATGGTATCACCCCAGTTCAGCAGAAAGAACGCCGAGCTTATAGCCCGTGAAATAGGTGCAGAGGTCGTTGTGGTGGACCCCCTTGGTGGAAACTACACGAAAAATATTGAAGCAATAGCAGAGGCTCTGAGGAGGAAATGA